The DNA region CCCGAGACATCGAGATACTCGCCGGAATTGATCTGGGTCCAGGGCGCGGCGGCGGACAAAGCCTTCAGCCCGTCGAAATCGGTGCGCAGGATCGGATCTTCGACCCAGATCAGGTGATGGCCCGCCCGATGGAACAGGGACAGTCGCGCGGCGGCCTCCTTGGCCGACCAGGCCTCATTCGCATCGACCATGACGCCCGCCTTCGGCCCCACGGCGGCGCGCAGGAGGTCCAGCCGGTGCAGGTCGCGTTCTGGGTCAGGATGGCCCACCTTGATCTTGAAGGCCGGAAAACCGAGGTCGGCAGCGCGGGTGAAGAAGGCGGAGAATTCGGCATCCGACATATGATAGTCGAGCCCGCTGGCATAGACCGGGGCGCGGCGGCGCGTGCCGCCGAGGTAGTCGGAAAGCGGCAGGCCGGCCTGTTGCGCGGCCAGATCCCAGAGCGCGATCTGCAGCGCCTCGCCGAAGCCATGGGCCGAATCGCGCTGGTTGCCGCCGCGCGGGCGGTCGATCCGGTGGATCAGGGCTGCGGGAACGCGCCCTTCCAGCCCCGGCCAGAGATGGGCGGTGAAGCTCGCCTCCATCGCCGCGACAGGGGGAAGCGGATCCCACATGGAATGGCCGAAGCCCAGGCCCCAGTGCCCTGCCCCGTCGCGCAATTCCAGCGCGAAGCCGTTGAAGTCTTCGAAGCGCACCTGGCTGTCGCCGATCACCCGGTCGCGCCGGAACTGGAACCGGGTCAGGCGGAAGTCTGTGATTGCGGCAGGTAGCTTCTTGATCATGTCAGAATCTTCATCTGATTTATCAGTTACGCTTGCACATCTATTGCCCCGCCGCAAGCCCGGCGTTAGCCTGAGGACATGAAAGCCCGTGACCCCGCGCCTTTGCTGTCTGACCTGGCCTATGAACGCATCCTTCAGGCGCTGTTCGACGCGCGGCTTCCGATGGGTGCGCGGCTGAGCCAGGGAGAGCTGACCGAAGTGACGGGTATCCCCGTCGGCCCGGTCCGCGATGCGCTGAAGGTGCTGGAGGCGGATGGCATCCTGACCGTGCATCCCCGGTCGGGGATCGAGGTTATCCGCCCCTCGACCGACCTGGTGCGCGCCACCTTCCAGTTCCGCGCCATCATCGAACGGCAGGCCGCCCGCACCTTTGCGCTTACCGCGCCCGAGGCGGTGCTGCGGGGCATGCTGGTGCAGCACGATGCCGCCGCAGAGGAGTTCAGGGCGGCCGATCCGAACGCCAATGTCTCGGCCCAGCTGTCCGAGCTTGAGGTGGAATTCCACTCGCCGATCGTGGCGTGCCTTGGCAACGAGCTTGTGGATGCCTCTTACCGGCGGCTGCAGCTGATGGCGCGGATCATCAAGGTTCGGGCAGCAGAGTTCCCCCGGGCGGCCCTGGTTTCGGTGGCCGAACACCGCGAGGTGCTGGCGGCCTGCCTGCGGCGCGACGAGACCGCGGCCGAAATGGCGATGGCCCGCCACCTGACCAATGCGCTGAACCGCAACCTTGGCGTGGCCTGAGGCGCGGCGGGTCAGCCCTGCCCCGCGCGCAGGTGCAGCGCATTGTCGGCGGTGATGACGGCACCGTTGATCCAGCGGGATGCGGGCGACAGGAGGAACGCCACGATGTTCGCAATATCCTCGGGTGCGGCAAAGACATTGGCCTGGACCTGCGCCGCGATGGCCTGTGCATCCGGGCGGTCGGTCAGGTGGCTGGCCTGGGTCAGCCAGTCGTTCAGACCCTGCGTCGCCGTTCCCCCCGGCGCGACCGCGTTCACACGGACGCCCTTTTCCCACAAGTCCAGCGCCAGACCGCGGGTCATATGGTCGAGCGCGGCTTTCAGGCTGTCATAGGCCAAGTTCGCGCGGGCGTTGCGGATGGCGTTGACCGAAGAGACATTGACTATGGCCCCCTTGCGCCGGGCAAGGCCGGGCGCCAGCGACCGCGCCAGCAGGTAGGGCGCGCGCAGGTTGACGGCGTAGAGCCTGTCCCAGGCGGCCGAGTCTGTGAGGTCCAGGTCGCCCGAATGGAACACCGCTGCCGCGTTCACCAGGAAATCGGCGTCGCGCCCTGCCGCCGCCAGCACCGCCTCGCCGGCATCGGCGCGCGACAGGTCGATGGCGGCGAGGCCGGGACCATCGGCCCGGTCTATGCCCAGAACTTCGGCCCCCTCGGCGCGCAGCGCCTGTGCCACGGCGCGGCCGATGCCGCTGGCCGCGCCGGTGACGATGCCGAAACGGGTCATGGCAGGCGGGCGCGGAAGGCGGCGAGTTCGGCTTCGTCGATCTTCACCAGATAGCGGTCCTCGGGGAAGGCGCCGGTTTCCACGTCGCGGCGGAATTCGGAGAAGGCGGCCACCCGTTCGCGTTGCAGCCGTTCGTATTCGGCGGCGAAGTTGCGGTAGACCTTGGAATGGCGCGGCATGTGGTCCTTGTGGTCGCCCAGGATGTCCATGGCGAAGAGGTACTGCACGTCGCAGCCCGCGCCCGAGCCCATGGACCACAGAAGAAGCCCCGGCAGGCGGCGGCTGATCTCTGTCGCCACCGCATCGGGGACGACCTCGATTTCCACCGCGAAGGCGCCGGCGGCTTCGTAGGCGAGACACTCTTCGTACAGTGCAAAGGCCGCGTCGGCGGTCTTGCCCACCGCCTTGAACCCGCCGGTCCAGGTGGCGCGGGAGGGCACGAGACCGACATGGCCAACCACCGGCACATGTTCATCGGCGAGGAACTTCACCGTGCCCAGGCCGCCGGAACAGTAGATCGCATCCGCCCCCGCCATGAGCGCCTTGAGCGAGAAGCGCAGGTAGTCGTCGCGCGTGCCGGCCTCGCGGTGATCGACCCCGGTCATCGAGAAGAGGCCGGGCGCGACCTCGCGGTAGCGGGGATGGGCAACCAGCTCGATCGGGGCGGAGACGATATCTATGCCCGCTTCCTCGGCCGCGGCGGCCTCGTCCAGGGTGAAGATGCGCAGCATGGTCAGCTGCCGCTTGCCCTTCAGGGCGCGCAGGTCGGCAACAGTGGGGCGCTTGCGGGGCATGGGGCTTCCCTCAGATCAGGATCTCGATCCGGCCGCCCGAGACGC from Neotabrizicola shimadae includes:
- a CDS encoding mandelate racemase/muconate lactonizing enzyme family protein, with translation MIKKLPAAITDFRLTRFQFRRDRVIGDSQVRFEDFNGFALELRDGAGHWGLGFGHSMWDPLPPVAAMEASFTAHLWPGLEGRVPAALIHRIDRPRGGNQRDSAHGFGEALQIALWDLAAQQAGLPLSDYLGGTRRRAPVYASGLDYHMSDAEFSAFFTRAADLGFPAFKIKVGHPDPERDLHRLDLLRAAVGPKAGVMVDANEAWSAKEAAARLSLFHRAGHHLIWVEDPILRTDFDGLKALSAAAPWTQINSGEYLDVSGRARLLMARATDIINVHGRITEVMHTGWLAAELGIPVALGNTNLELGVHTACALPEVPWLEYSFQNYDHLVEEPFRIEGGFIHVPDRPGLGLTLSSAARGLWSAPVPLRPEEMRQGPDCLLFSKTSRSAATA
- a CDS encoding GntR family transcriptional regulator, whose protein sequence is MKARDPAPLLSDLAYERILQALFDARLPMGARLSQGELTEVTGIPVGPVRDALKVLEADGILTVHPRSGIEVIRPSTDLVRATFQFRAIIERQAARTFALTAPEAVLRGMLVQHDAAAEEFRAADPNANVSAQLSELEVEFHSPIVACLGNELVDASYRRLQLMARIIKVRAAEFPRAALVSVAEHREVLAACLRRDETAAEMAMARHLTNALNRNLGVA
- a CDS encoding SDR family NAD(P)-dependent oxidoreductase, whose product is MTRFGIVTGAASGIGRAVAQALRAEGAEVLGIDRADGPGLAAIDLSRADAGEAVLAAAGRDADFLVNAAAVFHSGDLDLTDSAAWDRLYAVNLRAPYLLARSLAPGLARRKGAIVNVSSVNAIRNARANLAYDSLKAALDHMTRGLALDLWEKGVRVNAVAPGGTATQGLNDWLTQASHLTDRPDAQAIAAQVQANVFAAPEDIANIVAFLLSPASRWINGAVITADNALHLRAGQG
- a CDS encoding 3-methyl-2-oxobutanoate hydroxymethyltransferase, giving the protein MPRKRPTVADLRALKGKRQLTMLRIFTLDEAAAAEEAGIDIVSAPIELVAHPRYREVAPGLFSMTGVDHREAGTRDDYLRFSLKALMAGADAIYCSGGLGTVKFLADEHVPVVGHVGLVPSRATWTGGFKAVGKTADAAFALYEECLAYEAAGAFAVEIEVVPDAVATEISRRLPGLLLWSMGSGAGCDVQYLFAMDILGDHKDHMPRHSKVYRNFAAEYERLQRERVAAFSEFRRDVETGAFPEDRYLVKIDEAELAAFRARLP